A single window of Rhipicephalus microplus isolate Deutch F79 chromosome 5, USDA_Rmic, whole genome shotgun sequence DNA harbors:
- the LOC142817575 gene encoding uncharacterized protein LOC142817575 yields MTFHRRKAFNQDGASMYRISTVNLGAMLLLFFTYVETTTGITFEESAAELCYVDRETMTKFVECVMVVLPEKFRLSAQRMFDMFGGMSKTDVVLLMCKSAMDAATALFDDFVTMYAALWMANM; encoded by the exons ATGACCTTTCATCGACGCAAGGCCTTCAACCAAGACGGAGCTTCGATGTATCGAATTTCGACCGTGAACCTAGGTGCAATGCTTTTGCTGTTTTTTACGTACGTCGAAACTACAACAGGGATTACTTTTGAAGAAAGTGCGGCGGAGTTGTGCT ACGTGGACAGGGAGACGATGACGAAATTCGTCGAATGCGTCATGGTTGTTCTACCGGAGAAG tttcgtcTATCTGCTCAGCGTATGTTCGACATGTTTGGTGGCATGAGTAAGACAGATGTTGTGCTCCTTATGTGTAAGTCAGCTATGGATGCTGCGACCGCCTTG TTTGATGACTTTGTGACAATGTATGCG GCACTCTGGATGGCCAACATGTGA